One genomic segment of Chitinophaga sancti includes these proteins:
- a CDS encoding helix-turn-helix domain-containing protein — translation MGVENLEIQNISAYYGYHDAPGTIMILKGDQQTTQHIHQRPFRAAHFTILMTVKGTVNFKINLTQFLIRENELIVIPPAAIRELSLASPDTEFIALFFTSQYLFNTGFYKKHFKLFRFFDDDYQPNVYPDQQAVGIIRSMLELLSLKILEKSKDNASAEITQLLFQSFLLELSLINEKSKDMRMEHQRNGKDDLAVRFLRLLPQYYRMEREISFYANKLFVNPKYLSQTLKASTGKTARQYIVEMITLDAQILLDNPSLSIGQIAEELKFSDQFHFSHFFKKYTGTTPSQYRIGKR, via the coding sequence ATGGGGGTAGAAAATCTAGAGATCCAGAATATCTCTGCTTATTACGGATATCATGATGCCCCGGGTACCATCATGATCCTGAAAGGAGACCAACAAACAACCCAGCACATACATCAACGTCCTTTCCGCGCTGCGCATTTTACTATTCTGATGACTGTAAAAGGCACGGTAAATTTCAAAATCAATCTGACACAGTTTTTAATTAGGGAAAACGAGCTGATAGTTATTCCTCCCGCCGCTATCCGTGAATTATCCCTAGCGAGCCCGGATACTGAGTTTATTGCTCTTTTCTTCACTTCACAATACTTGTTCAATACCGGATTTTATAAAAAACATTTTAAACTTTTTCGCTTTTTTGATGATGATTACCAGCCTAATGTCTATCCTGACCAGCAAGCCGTAGGAATAATTAGGAGCATGCTTGAATTACTCTCTCTGAAAATTCTCGAAAAGTCAAAAGACAATGCTTCCGCAGAAATTACCCAATTATTGTTTCAGTCATTTCTTTTAGAGCTTAGCCTTATAAATGAGAAAAGCAAGGATATGCGCATGGAGCACCAACGAAACGGTAAAGACGACCTGGCAGTACGTTTTCTAAGGCTTTTGCCTCAATATTACAGAATGGAGCGGGAGATCAGCTTCTATGCTAATAAACTTTTTGTAAATCCTAAATATTTATCACAAACACTCAAGGCTTCAACAGGTAAAACTGCCAGACAATACATCGTAGAAATGATAACACTAGATGCCCAAATACTACTTGATAATCCATCACTTTCCATTGGACAAATAGCCGAAGAACTCAAATTTTCGGACCAGTTTCACTTTAGCCATTTTTTTAAAAAATATACGGGCACCACTCCCTCGCAGTACCGTATAGGCAAACGATAG
- a CDS encoding HlyD family secretion protein, which yields MDNKTGNERGFTVFNAIAAIVIIVGLAGATAYYFRSRNVTFTNDAQVQQLVSPVNARVGGFLKEIRFKEFQDIKAGDTLAIIDQTDLLIQRDLAAAGLEDALAGRSVASSSLNTIANTQTVSAANIEETKARLWNAKENYNRYKDLLALQSVTQQQFDQVKSEYESLKARYTSLESAGKGSLLSTSEARKRLQVNDAAIKRAKANLAAAEQNLKYSIILAPCDGIAGRKNINEGQLVQPGQSIVAIVDDQQKWVNANFKEKQMEYVKVGAEVEIKIDAIPDRVFHGKVESIAGATGAVFSLVPTDNSTGNFVKVQQRVPVRIAFLDNNSADLLQKIRAGMNAEVYLKRD from the coding sequence ATGGATAATAAAACAGGAAATGAACGGGGATTTACAGTATTCAATGCTATAGCCGCAATTGTTATTATTGTAGGATTGGCGGGTGCAACGGCTTACTATTTTCGCAGCCGAAATGTGACTTTTACAAATGACGCACAGGTACAGCAGTTAGTTTCGCCGGTTAATGCCAGGGTAGGGGGATTTTTAAAAGAAATACGTTTCAAGGAATTCCAGGATATCAAGGCGGGTGATACCCTAGCTATTATCGACCAGACAGACCTGCTAATACAGCGTGACCTTGCAGCTGCGGGTCTTGAAGATGCTTTAGCGGGCCGTAGTGTAGCGTCATCGTCTTTAAATACAATCGCCAATACTCAAACAGTTTCTGCCGCGAACATTGAGGAAACCAAAGCCAGGCTGTGGAATGCCAAGGAAAATTATAATAGGTATAAAGACTTGCTGGCCTTACAAAGTGTGACACAACAACAATTCGACCAGGTAAAAAGCGAGTATGAATCCTTAAAAGCACGTTATACTTCACTGGAAAGCGCCGGAAAGGGGTCATTGCTTTCTACCAGTGAGGCCCGCAAGCGACTACAGGTAAATGACGCGGCAATAAAAAGGGCAAAGGCAAATTTGGCGGCAGCTGAGCAAAACCTTAAATATTCCATTATTTTAGCTCCGTGTGATGGTATTGCAGGGAGGAAGAACATTAATGAAGGCCAGCTTGTCCAACCAGGCCAGAGTATTGTCGCCATTGTTGATGATCAGCAGAAGTGGGTAAATGCTAACTTCAAGGAAAAGCAGATGGAATATGTAAAGGTTGGGGCTGAGGTTGAAATCAAAATCGATGCTATTCCTGACAGGGTTTTCCATGGCAAGGTAGAATCTATTGCGGGTGCTACCGGAGCGGTATTTTCACTAGTCCCTACTGATAATTCCACAGGCAACTTTGTCAAGGTACAGCAGCGTGTACCTGTAAGAATTGCTTTTCTGGACAACAATTCTGCGGACTTATTGCAGAAAATAAGGGCGGGGATGAATGCGGAAGTTTATTTAAAAAGGGACTGA
- a CDS encoding TolC family protein — protein sequence MKNINHLFKNSCAGYLQYEFLIMKNNSKYNALVSLSLAVLAGSSLFTSAYGQVRVEKRLSVAEMFALADSNSTQIRLSEEGINEAAARFEEAKANKLPSLKFSATAGYLGNAEVISYEDPLPSGSYEMPHFSNSFGLEASYVIYAGGALTKLVDLAGFQKNIASLNYEKDKMDVRLYLVANYIDLYVAQNHKKVYEKNIEQTQKLLDMMVNRLAKGVALRSDILRTQLQLSNYTFGLSKIENRISILNKRLVETLALSEGTQLIAEEIGVQREINELETSSLGSNVELRQADVKVSIAQKGVEISKAKNSPVFSLYASSNMSRPFVYDLPPLDLYANIWTAGMSLTYNIDGLFKNTKAIKRAKTQLSESKLSQKLTREHVELDYHENIVNCTESREQLKVAKKDLELATDNYNLVVNRYNTQLALITDLMDASASKLRAELQLQNARAAIAFAVYKVQRILGNL from the coding sequence TTGAAGAATATTAATCATTTGTTCAAAAATAGCTGTGCAGGATATTTGCAGTATGAATTTTTGATAATGAAAAACAATTCAAAGTATAATGCATTAGTGTCTCTAAGCCTTGCTGTGTTAGCGGGCAGCTCGTTGTTCACTTCAGCTTACGGGCAAGTACGGGTCGAGAAAAGACTTAGTGTCGCAGAGATGTTTGCGCTTGCGGATTCCAACAGTACGCAGATCAGGTTGTCGGAGGAGGGAATAAATGAAGCCGCAGCCCGATTCGAAGAGGCCAAAGCTAATAAACTTCCTTCACTTAAATTTTCCGCTACAGCGGGTTACCTTGGGAACGCGGAGGTTATCAGCTATGAAGACCCACTGCCGTCCGGCTCTTATGAGATGCCTCATTTTTCCAATTCTTTCGGGCTGGAGGCTTCCTATGTTATTTATGCGGGGGGAGCCCTGACAAAGCTCGTTGACCTGGCAGGGTTCCAAAAAAATATTGCATCCCTAAATTATGAAAAGGATAAGATGGATGTCAGACTTTACCTGGTGGCAAACTATATCGACCTCTACGTCGCCCAAAACCACAAAAAGGTATATGAAAAAAATATAGAACAGACCCAGAAGTTACTTGATATGATGGTAAATCGGCTTGCTAAAGGGGTTGCCCTGCGCAGTGACATTCTTCGTACCCAGCTTCAGCTTTCGAATTATACTTTCGGCCTATCGAAAATTGAAAACCGTATAAGTATCCTAAATAAACGACTTGTGGAAACTCTTGCACTTTCTGAAGGTACACAGTTAATTGCTGAAGAAATTGGCGTGCAAAGGGAGATCAACGAATTAGAGACATCGTCATTGGGAAGTAATGTTGAATTGCGGCAAGCAGATGTAAAGGTATCTATTGCCCAAAAAGGTGTTGAAATCTCTAAGGCAAAAAATAGTCCGGTTTTCTCCTTATATGCGAGTAGTAACATGTCGCGGCCATTTGTTTATGACCTTCCTCCGCTTGACCTGTATGCCAATATCTGGACTGCCGGGATGTCACTGACTTATAATATTGACGGTCTTTTTAAAAACACAAAGGCCATAAAGCGTGCCAAAACACAGCTTTCCGAGAGCAAGCTTTCGCAGAAACTGACACGTGAGCATGTGGAGCTAGACTACCATGAGAATATTGTTAATTGTACTGAGAGCCGCGAACAATTGAAGGTCGCTAAAAAGGACCTTGAGCTGGCAACGGATAACTATAATTTGGTCGTAAACCGCTACAACACTCAACTGGCCTTAATTACAGACCTTATGGATGCCAGTGCTTCAAAACTCAGGGCTGAGCTACAGTTACAGAACGCCAGAGCTGCTATTGCTTTTGCCGTATACAAAGTTCAGAGGATATTAGGGAATTTATAA